TCATTTCGCGTGGTTCGTGGGCAGAAGTTCTTTAGAAGGTTCCCTATCGGCATGAGGCGATAAAGCTTGACCCAGGTCCAGTATGTCGATAGTATGTCGACATAATGGAACCAAATCAATGGCATACACATCTTCCGGGCAATGAGTTTGATTATCTGGCCTTAATGGGCGCCTTGCAGGAATACAAACGGCCCAGGGATAAAGTGACCAAGCTTTTGGCCCACGGCCAGGTTATCCGAGTCAAAAAGGGGATGTACATCCTGGGTCAGGGTATGCGCCGAAGACCGGAAATCAACCGGGAAATCCTGGGCAATCTCCTCTATGGTCCATCCTATATCACTTTGGAGTACGCGCTGTCCTGGCATCAGCTCATTCCGGAGCGGACGGAAGCGGTGACCTCGGTTACTCTGTCTAAGTCAAAATCCTATACCACGCCGGTGGGACGTTTCATCTATCGGCATGTCCACGAAACATACTACAGC
The window above is part of the Desulfovermiculus halophilus DSM 18834 genome. Proteins encoded here:
- a CDS encoding type IV toxin-antitoxin system AbiEi family antitoxin domain-containing protein, whose product is MEPNQWHTHLPGNEFDYLALMGALQEYKRPRDKVTKLLAHGQVIRVKKGMYILGQGMRRRPEINREILGNLLYGPSYITLEYALSWHQLIPERTEAVTSVTLSKSKSYTTPVGRFIYRHVHETYYSLGIVSRVLPDGRGFLMASPEKAIADTVYFASGLRSRDALRDFLFADLRIEPEEMRYLDIALFRELTAVQNKRSLSMLSELVGEYA